The DNA window ttagaaattaaaatttttctgGTGTCTGCCTTAAGTTTAAGTACCAAATTTTGACCGGCTTtctaatattgtctaaaatgtgaTCTGTGAGTTTCCGAAGTTCAAAAGAagctaaatatcaaataaataaaacttaagaatatataatcaaataaattgtgttaaatcttaaatatgtgttatttaataattaaaagacgATGTTGTGGGCCTTAAAATTTTTTCAGTAATTATTAGCAATTCTCAGTACCaacagtaaatctcagtaaatatcagtaattatcagagctcacagcaaaagcatcagtaaatatcagtaaatatcagaaccaacagcaattatcagtaacagcagtaaaattatcagtaaatatcagcaattctcagcactaacagtacaatatcagtaaatatcagaaattatcagtaaaaaatggcactttcagtactttttagagccagtagtgatattgtttaaaacattaatttgaacaacttttcttctaatttgcactacaaaatatttttcctttctgagatatggatgatcaaaattttggacttttggcccctaaaaacccttaattacgtaacacataataaaatcattacattgcttggatacataactgtgagataaacatatttgcttctataacctttcacaaaatatttctcagtaaagggctacagattgaAGACTTtggagccctttggtccccttatttgaggggccagcccctttttcttgatattaaatgaaaggacatttaattcttaacaaattttgttcaacaagtgtttagaaaatcgTTACCGTTTAGGAGATATaggagaaagaaggttttaggggccgatcccttatctccttataggggccgtttaacgaaatttgaAGGTAGCATACTgtaaagaacattaatttgaacaacttttcttctgtattgcattacaaaatatttttcctttctgagatatgggtgatcaaaattttggacttttggcccctaaaaacccttaattacgtaacacataataaaatcattacattgcttgaatacataacattgagataaacatatttgcttctataatttattacaaaatatcccttgGTAAAGAGTTACgggtaaaagattttagagccctttaggtccctaatttgagaggccagcccctttttcttgatatcagctgaaagatgttgtaaatataaactttttttacattacatgttttaacaaaatattttccagaaaagagataaagagagaaaagcacaaaaattaaCGACGCTTTTTAATGTccattttcgagccatagcgagctttggcgccaatagtgctaaacatacaaaacaacaatcatgcaaaacttcaatctttccttcaccaaccgtagaaatttgagctcaaaatctcttATACTTTAGGAGAACAAccgcagacaaaatacccatataaaaattagaaaaatctcaatatctcaaaaacggatgtgacgtcatcaatgcaaaaaatttgctatcaggttcagaccactatctatcacatcttaaaatttaatggagatcggttgagccgtttctgagaaatcgcgtgcacaaaaatgggaagaaaaaaaaaagaataaaaactagagcaaagctcgttgcaaagcaacgagtgggtcttccggtggtgtcgagagtaaagatagaagctcctgtaagaagcagagttctaaaaccaactacaaagaaaataaaaaaaaaataaaaaaaaaacgaataattattagtacgacttaacaatgtctgaatgatttcaagaacgaataaacaaaaacttttacaatttctagaacgacttaataaaaaaagtcccgaatgtcttcaagtacgaattaacaatttccgaattattttaggtatgagtcaatttaacttttaaaattacactattttcttaaccaagaacgttgaaacaaaatttccggaaaactcaatttttaaatcccaatatttttgtaatgcatcgtccgattttaaaacggatttcagttttaaattaagcttaataaaagctcctttgttgctttatgatttttatcaaattgttggtcagaaaagagttattataaaaagacttaatagcccttctggcccctaatttgaggggtcagccctttttttatatcaaataaaaggtctcgctaatataaacatattttgttctacaaatgttaacgaatggttaaccgttatcgagatatataaacaactgtattttaggggccgaccctttaactctttaccggggccactaataACAACAtttatggtatcatattgttcagaacattattttgttctacattgcttttaaaaaatatttctgctttttcagatattttaaaatgatcaaagttttgaacttctggccccttgaaacccctaattacgtaatatatgactaaggtatgatactgtatagataacaattgtacaatgaacatttttgcttctataattaataacaaattattgttcagtaaacagttcttgtaagaagatttaaaacccctcttgacccctaattggaagggccagcccctttttcttgatatcaaatgaaaggttttgcaaatataaacatattttgttcaacaagtgttcacgaaatgttaacccttcttaggatatctttacaaatgtgttttaggggccggccctttatctcctaaatggggtcatgaacaaaaaaatttaaggtagcatattgtacagaacattattttaagcaacttttgttctacaatgcttttcaaaatatttctcctttttcagatattaatgatcgaaattttgaaattctggcCCCctgaaaccccttattacgtaacatatgacttaggtatggtactgtatagataaacagccgaacaatgaacatttttgcttctataattaataacaaattattattcagtaaagagttattgtaagaagactttacagccctcttggcccctaatttcaGGGGCCAGTCTGTAACGTACTTGATatgattgtaaatatatatgtttgaatTTCCCGCTTTTCTTTTTACTCTCTAAACCTGTCACTGGAGTGACGTGTACACGGCTAATTTTAAATACCGCACTCCAGTCCGTGCAGTCCAGCAGAGTGGACGTGTGTCTATTTAGAAGCACGTGGTAGTCACCAAGATTGGGAAATTCTCCCTACTTTGTTCATTTCCGAATGTTTGTCaccattttcaaggtatttgtttgttttttaatgttatgtaTGTTTAATTGGTTTGTTTGCTATGTTAGAAAGCTTAGTTTTAAAAGCACGTGTTCGAAtggaaaattgtcattttagAACTGAATACTAACGATAAATTGTTTCAAGTATATTCcattctattttaaaagaaattgtgttaaAGGGGATGACGGTTTATACCAGCTGAATTGTGACTACAAAGTCGGAGACGAGTACGGAGCGCCAGACCCGCCATTTTCCATCCATATCGGGGACACGTGGCGTCGATGTACGTGTATGGTGTATGGTGACCGGGAGCGGTCTACGCTGGAGACGTTGGTATATGTGTGTTGTGTTGTGGTGTCCTAACGTACCGGAGCAACGGTTGTGTCATCTGTCCGTGTGTCTGTGTGTCCGTGTGTTGGTCTATGTGATGTCCGGGGTTTGGGTGAAAAGTCACCGGAAATATACCGAGGAACCAGGAAAGGAAATGTGAcgaaatttattgaaatttcactttcattgttttgaatatttggTTCTCGTATAATTGTAgtgatatttttgtgaaattgatttgaaagtTGATAAACGAATTTAgagaaattatttgaaaatctaaatatatGTGAATCAATTTAAGTGTTTAAATTTTGgaaagaatattttgttttgaagtcAATTTAAAGATTTGTTGTTGAAATTGGAGTCGACTCTCTCTTTTAGAATCTGgtttaatatttctttcatttatttttttttcttgtatgtattttttttcttattaaatatttgtttgtttattttggtGTTTTGGTTGTTTCTGATACAGACATCTGGCAATTCCAAAGAACTCGTCTGATCATTATATCAGTTCAGGATATATGATTCATGACATTTTGGTGGTAGCGGTGGGATTGCTTTGATTGCTGTGTTAGTTACAACCTTTACAAAGTGGGCAGAATTCACCCATCCCTTGTGAGTATTTTCTCTTCATTTCTCTAGTCCTGCTCTAATTTCAGCCTTACTATCTCTGTTTCAGTTAGGTGTTGAATCATGTCGGAGTTACCGTCGTGGGTTAATGATCAGATTAAGAAGGGGGCATCATTGTCTGATTGTTTAGAAATGTTGAAGTTGTTGAGTGAGAAGGACAGGGAAGAGAGAAAGATTGAACGGGAAGAGAGACAGGCTGAGCGTGAGATGAAGAAAGCTGCGTTGGATCATGAGTTTAAGGTTAAGGAGTTAGCATTGAAAGAGGAAGAGTTAAAGGTAGCTAGAGCTAATGGAGGGAAATTAAATGGTAGTTCATCTGTCCAGAATTCTCATGTTAAGCTTCCTAAGTTGGAAGAAGGTCAAGATATTGATGTGTTTTTGAGATCATTTGAGAAACTTGCAGCGTTGCATAAATGGGATAAGTCTGAATGGGCTATTCATTTGGTACCACTATTGACAGGTAAGGCATTGGAAGCTTACTCTCGTCTAAGCGATGGTGAAAGTGGTAAGTATGATAAGATTAAGGAGGCAATACTCAAACGATATGAGTTAACTTCAGAAGCTTATAGAGAAAAGTTTCGACAGGCAAGGCAACAATCTGATGAATCATTCAAGGATTATCAGGTACGTACAGAAAAGTATTTATCGCACTGGTGTGAAAGAGAAGATATTCATGGGCAATATAACAGTCTGTACGATTTGGTGTTGAGAGAGCAATTGCTTAAGTTTTGTGATAAAGATTTGCAGGTATGGGTTCATGAACATCGACCAAAGAATGTTAAGGAAGTGATCGATTTGGTTGAGGCCTATCAAACAGCTCACAAAAGGTTGACGTTCGGAGGGAACCGCAAAAATGGAACAGATCGAAATTCTCAAGGTAATTTCAATGTAAATCAGGGGCAATTTAAAGCTGAACAAGGAAAAGGCCCGCAGGTCAAAGACAGAGCCTGTTACTATTGTAAGAGGCCTGGGCATATCCAGAGAGACTGTTCTCTTTACAACCGAGGGCAGTATAGAAAACCCGAGGACAAGAAGTTTGGTAAGCTTGGGTTGTGTTTGTCAGAACACGAAAATAAGCAACATACAGAGGGGGGAAAACCTGACTTGTATACAAGTGCAGCGTTGGTCAAACTCCCTGGTGTAAGTACAGGGGATACAAAAGATGTAGATGATAATTCAGTACCAGGTTTGGATATTTCTAGGGGAAGTGTAGGAGGTAAAGAGGCAACAGTTTTGAGAGATACTGGTTGTTCAACTGTATTCGTCCACAGTCGTCTAGTCGAGAAGGAGCAAATGACTGGGAGAGGAAGGAAGATAATTCTTGCTGATGGGTCCGAGAAACAATGCCAAGAAGCGTGTGTAGAGATAGATACGCCATTTATAAAAGGTAAATTGTTTGCTCTTATCTTAGATTCTCCATTTGCTGACGTCATACTTGGAAACGTAATAGACAAGATCGAGAAAATGGAAGTTGAGAAACCAGCTGACTGTTTGGCAGTTCAGACAAGAGCACAGACTCGATTGGAAGCAGAGGAAACGAAGCCTAGACCAAAGAAGACAGATGATGGtgagctaaaatttgacatttgtGATACAGAGACATTGATCAAATTGCAGGAAACTGATCCTAGCCTGACACGTGTGAGGGAAATGACATTTGAAAAGCCAGACGAAGGTCAGTCATACTACACTCTCAAGGACAAGATTCTCTACAGGGTATTTCCTCGTGAGGTAGGAAATGACATATTTCAGATTGTCCTTCCCCATAAATACAGGTCGTTGGCACTTGAAATGGCACATGACATTCCTATGTCGGGTCatatgggagtaaagaagacCAGAAACAGGATTTTACAGCATTTCTTTTGGCCTGGAATTTTTTCAGACACATCAAAATACTGCAGATCCTGTCCAGAGTGTCAAAAAGGTACGGCGAAAGGAAGAGTGAAAAAGGTACCACTTGTAAGTATACCTACTATCGACGAACCATTTCAGCGAATTGCACTAGATTTTGTAGGTCCTTTGCCATTGACAGAATCCAAGAACAGATTTGTTTTGGTATGTGTAGATTATGCTACAAAGTATCCAATTGCAGTAGCTCTAAAAAACCAAGAGGCGGAGACAGTAGCAGAGGCCTTGATGGGAATATTTGCTGACGTGGGTTTTCCAAATGAAATCCTCACAGATCAAGGCAGTAACTTTATGTCCGAGTTGATAAAAGAACTGTGTAGATTACTGAAGGTGAGTAAATTGGTAAGTTCTCCGTATCACCCTCAAACAAATGGCCTGGTGGAAAAGTTTAATGGcactttaaagaaaatgttgaaGGCATATGCGGTCAAAGAACCCTCAAAGTGGGACAAACATCTTCCTTATGTTCTATTTGCTTATAGGGAGGTTCCAAACGAAACCACTGGATTTTCTCCTTTTGAAATGCTTTTTGCAAGGCAGGTACGAGGTCCTTTAGCAGTCCTGAAAGATCACTGGGAAGAACCAGAGAATTGTCAGTCATCTGTTCTGAGTTACCTACTCGAAACAAGGGAGCGATTGAAGGAGTGCACAGAGCTCGCAAAAGAGAAGGAAAAAGTCGAAAAGCACAAGCAGAAAGTGTATTACGACAGGAAAGCTAGAACAAGACAATACGAGGTAGGTGACAAAGTTTTAGTATTGCTACCATCTAATACATCAAAATTACTTGCACAGTGGAAAGGTCCATTCGAGATAACAGAGAAAGTCGGTAATGTTGACTACAGAGTTAAGGTGAAAAGGAACAAAGAGACAGTATTTCATGTCAACATGCTGAAAAAATGGTATGATCGTGAGGACAAATGTGAACAAGACTTGTCGAAAGAACATTTATCAGCTATTGACATACTGGGAGGTGTGTATGAGAGTATGGACTACGATTCTGAATTTAACGACAGAGCATCACCTTCGTTAGAACTTCAAAAAGGGGCTGAAGATGTAATTTTTTCCAATACACTGTCGAATACTCAGGTTTGTCAGTTAAGAGGTTTGTTGAATGAGTTTTCTGATGTTTTTAGCGATATACCCAACAGAACAGATGTAGTTCAGCATTCAGTAAAACTTAAGTCAGACGATCCCGTCCATAAGAAGCCGTATCCTGTGCCCTACGCACTGAGGGAACGCATGCAGAAAGAGATAGATAATATGACCGAGGTTGGTATTATTGAACCCTCAACAAGCCCTTATGCGTCACCAGTGGTTTTGGTAAGAAAAGATGACTCTTCTATCAGATTCTGTTGTGATTATAGAGCGTTAAATAGTATCACTGTATTTGATCCAAGACCTATGCCGCGCATGGATGACCTTTTGAACGAGGTGAGTAGAGCAAAGTTTATCAGCAAAATTGATCTTACAAAAGGCTACTGGCAGATCCCGCTAGATGAGGACGCAAAGCAGAAGAGCGCATTTGTGACCCCCATGGGCCACTATCAATTCACGGTAATGCCGTTCGGTATGGTAAATGCGCCTGCAACTTTTGTCAGATTGATGCACAAAGTTCTCGATGGTTTGCATTCATTTGTtcaatgttttatagatgatattGGAATCTACAGTGAGACTTGGGACGATCATCTCCAGCATTTGAGAGTAGTTTTCCAGCGATTGAGGGATGCAAAGTTGTCTGCAAAGCCATCTAAGTGTTGTTTTGGGTTTGATCAACTAGAATTTCTGGGACATGTGGTCGGAAAAGGTATTGTCTCTCCTAAGCAAAGTAAAGTTCAGGCAATTCAGAAATTCCCTGTTCCTACTACAAAAAAGCATGTTCGATCATTTTTAGGGACCATAGGCTTTTACCGGAAATTCATTCCACATTTTTCAGAACTAGCTTCACCTTTGTTTGATCTTACTAGAAAGAAAGGTTGTTCTAAGATAGTTTGGCTTCCAGTGCATCAGAAGGCTTTTGATTCATTAAAGAATGCTATAGCTAGTAACCCAGTGTTGCGTAGTCCAGATTTTAGTAAGTTGTTCTATCTGCGCACTGATGCATCAGATTGTGGAGTTGGGGCGGTATTAGAACAGAATTTTGAAGATGGTAGACATCCAATTCTTTATCTCAGTAAGAAATTGTCAGATACTGAAAAGAGATACGCAGTGattgaaaaagaatgttttgcaATTATCTGGAGTATTAAGTCGCTCAGAGTTTTTCTTGAAGGTCGATCATTTGTGGTTGAGTCTGATCATGCTCCACTGCAGTGGCTAGATAGAATAAAGATGACAAATCAGAGGTTACTTCGTTGGAGTTTGACACTTCAGGAGTTCAATTTTGAGGTTGTTCATGTAAAGGGGAAAGATAATGTTGTTGCAGATTATTTGTCGAGAATAGATTCATCCTCTTGAAATTGTGTAAATATTTAGAGATGGTTTGTTATTTTGTGTTGTATGTTTGACATTTAGTGTTATCAAGTTCGTTAGAGTTTTGGTCGGACTAATGGCATTAGTCTTCTAAAGGGGGACGTTTGTAACGTACTTGATatgattgtaaatatatatgtttgaatTTCCCGCTTTTCTTTTTACTCTCTAAACCTGTCACTGGAGTGACGTGTACACGGCTAATTTTAAATACCGCACTCCAGTCCGTGCAGTCCAGCAGAGTGGACGTGTGTCTATTTAGAAGCACGTGGTAGTCACCAAGATTGGGAAATTCTCCCTACTTTGTTCATTTCCGAATGTTTGTCaccattttcaaggtatttgtttgttttttaatgttatgtaTGTTTAATTGGTTTGTTTGCTATGTTAGAAAGCTTAGTTTTAAAAGCACGTGTTCGAAtggaaaattgtcattttagAACTGAATACTAACGATAAATTGTTTCAAGTATATTCcattctattttaaaagaaattgtgttaaAGGGGATGACGGTTTATACCAGCTGAATTGTGACTACAAAGTCGGAGACGAGTACGGAGCGCCAGACCCGCCATTTTCCATCCATATCGGGGACACGTGGCGTCGATGTACGTGTATGGTGTATGGTGACCGGGAGCGGTCTACGCTGGAGACGTTGGTATATGTGTGTTGTGTTGTGGTGTCCTAACGTACCGGAGCAACGGTTGTGTCATCTGTCCGTGTGTCTGTGTGTCCGTGTGTTGGTCTATGTGATGTCCGGGGTTTGGGTGAAAAGTCACCGGAAATATACCGAGGAACCAGGAAAGGAAATGTGAcgaaatttattgaaatttcactttcattgttttgaatatttggTTCTCGTATAATTGTAgtgatatttttgtgaaattgatttgaaagtTGATAAACGAATTTAgagaaattatttgaaaatctaaatatatGTGAATCAATTTAAGTGTTTAAATTTTGgaaagaatattttgttttgaagtcAATTTAAAGATTTGTTGTTGAAATTGGAGTCGACTCTCTCTTTTAGAATCTGgtttaatatttctttcatttatttttttttcttgtatgtattttttttcttattaaatatttgtttgtttattttggtGTTTTGGTTGTTTCTGATACAGACATCTGGCAATTCCAAAGAACTCGTCTGATCATTATATCAGTTCAGGATATATGATTCATGACACAGTCCctatttcttgatatcaaacgaaagcccgtgtaatttgaaacaacttttgcattacatcttataacaaaatatttatacatcaaaagatatcatagaaaatgtgcaaaaatttcgtgaaaaaatttggtgccaattttcaggttcaggcgagcttggaggcctttagcaattttcatcaatggaagcatgggggtacatctacatacattcatctacaatccctgaaaatttcaagcttctatcttgattagtttcggaggagatgcgtggacaaaatgaccctaaaaaatttacaaaatcgtcaatatctgaaaccggaagtgacgtcatcatttaaaaattttattaaatgtagcGCCGTTCATGTTTTAtccatcctgaaaattttgtgcgaatcggttggatagtttttgagaaatagcgctccaaaaaagtcagaaaaagaaaaaaaagaataataaagaaaaagaaaccgtagaataacaagagggtcttccgttggaaacggaagaccctaataatagggaaaaagaaaccgaagaataacaataaggtcttccgttggaaacggaagaccttaactagagcaaagctcgttgcaaagcaacgagtgggtcttccgttaatgtcagatgtaaagctggaagttcctgtaagaagcagagctcttaaaccaataacaagagtaactagatacgatctcgttgcgagcaacgaggaggtcttccgtccgatttttagaagaaaatatgacatcatcaactatgatttttgacaacaaaacatgatatggaaaaaggagtgaactactaatgctttattgtatcgctttttataagttctattacactgctttttaaaatacttgcatttcttccaatgaagattgaaaagattaaacttattGACATCTGGTCccaaaaaaccctaattgggtaacgcaagagaaaatcattatatttttaggatatataaacgtattatacctaatctagctttgaTAACCTTCCACAagatggctctcattaaagggctatagataatttttttgagccctttgatcccctaatttaagggacctttcatttaatatcaagaaaaaggtttcttgatattaaatgaaaggtcatttgattctgaacacattttgtcaacaagtgtttaaaaattcgttaccgttctggagatacaTGAGAAAGAAGTTTTAAGGGGCTGattctttatctccttatagggaccgtttacgaaaatttgaaggttgcatattgttatgaaaatcattttgaacaattttttttttgtattgcatttcaaaatatttttcctttctgagatatgggtgatcgaaattttggatttttggcccctaaaacccatAATTaagtaacacatgataaaatcattacattgcttgaatacataactgtgagataaacatatttgcttctataacctttcacagaataactctcagaaaagggctacagattaaagacttatagccctttggtccccttatttgaggggccagccctttttttcttgatattaaatgacaaTTCATTTacttctaaacaaattttgttcaacaagtgttttgAAAGCCgataccgttctggagatatatgagaaagaaggttttaggggccgatcctttatctccttataggggccgtttaacgaaattttgaaggttgcatattgtttaaaacattaatttaaacaacttttcttctgtattgcattacaaaatatttttcctttctgagatatgggggaaagaaattttggactttcggcccctaaaaacccttaattacgtaacacatgagaaaatcattacattgcttggatacataactgtgagataaacatatttgcttctataacctttcacataaTATGTTACAGTAAAAGGCTAcatattaaagactttagagccctttggtcccctagttttaggggccagcccctttttcctgatattaaATGAAgggttatttaattttaaacaatttttgttcaacaagtgttcagaaaatcGTTactgttctggagatatattagaaagaaggttttaggggccgatcccttatctccttataagggccgtttaacgaaaatttga is part of the Crassostrea angulata isolate pt1a10 chromosome 3, ASM2561291v2, whole genome shotgun sequence genome and encodes:
- the LOC128176397 gene encoding uncharacterized protein LOC128176397 isoform X2 → MSELPSWVNDQIKKGASLSDCLEMLKLLSEKDREERKIEREERQAEREMKKAALDHEFKVKELALKEEELKVARANGGKLNGSSSVQNSHVKLPKLEEGQDIDVFLRSFEKLAALHKWDKSEWAIHLVPLLTGKALEAYSRLSDGESGKYDKIKEAILKRYELTSEAYREKFRQARQQSDESFKDYQVRTEKYLSHWCEREDIHGQYNSLYDLVLREQLLKFCDKDLQVWVHEHRPKNVKEVIDLVEAYQTAHKRLTFGGNRKNGTDRNSQGNFNVNQGQFKAEQGKGPQVKDRACYYCKRPGHIQRDCSLYNRGQYRKPEDKKFGKLGLCLSEHENKQHTEGGKPDLYTSAALVKLPGVSTGDTKDVDDNSVPGLDISRGSVGGKEATVLRDTGCSTVFVHSRLVEKEQMTGRGRKIILADGSEKQCQEACVEIDTPFIKGKLFALILDSPFADVILGNVIDKIEKMEVEKPADCLAVQTRAQTRLEAEETKPRPKKTDDGELKFDICDTETLIKLQETDPSLTRVREMTFEKPDEGQSYYTLKDKILYRVFPREVGNDIFQIVLPHKYRSLALEMAHDIPMSGHMGVKKTRNRILQHFFWPGIFSDTSKYCRSCPECQKGTAKGRVKKVPLVSIPTIDEPFQRIALDFVGPLPLTESKNRFVLVCVDYATKYPIAVALKNQEAETVAEALMGIFADVGFPNEILTDQGSNFMSELIKELCRLLKVSKLVSSPYHPQTNGLVEKFNGTLKKMLKAYAVKEPSKWDKHLPYVLFAYREVPNETTGFSPFEMLFARQVRGPLAVLKDHWEEPENCQSSVLSYLLETRERLKECTELAKEKEKVEKHKQKVYYDRKARTRQYERYTQQNRCSSAFSKT
- the LOC128176397 gene encoding uncharacterized protein LOC128176397 isoform X1, with product MSELPSWVNDQIKKGASLSDCLEMLKLLSEKDREERKIEREERQAEREMKKAALDHEFKVKELALKEEELKVARANGGKLNGSSSVQNSHVKLPKLEEGQDIDVFLRSFEKLAALHKWDKSEWAIHLVPLLTGKALEAYSRLSDGESGKYDKIKEAILKRYELTSEAYREKFRQARQQSDESFKDYQVRTEKYLSHWCEREDIHGQYNSLYDLVLREQLLKFCDKDLQVWVHEHRPKNVKEVIDLVEAYQTAHKRLTFGGNRKNGTDRNSQGNFNVNQGQFKAEQGKGPQVKDRACYYCKRPGHIQRDCSLYNRGQYRKPEDKKFGKLGLCLSEHENKQHTEGGKPDLYTSAALVKLPGVSTGDTKDVDDNSVPGLDISRGSVGGKEATVLRDTGCSTVFVHSRLVEKEQMTGRGRKIILADGSEKQCQEACVEIDTPFIKGKLFALILDSPFADVILGNVIDKIEKMEVEKPADCLAVQTRAQTRLEAEETKPRPKKTDDGELKFDICDTETLIKLQETDPSLTRVREMTFEKPDEGQSYYTLKDKILYRVFPREVGNDIFQIVLPHKYRSLALEMAHDIPMSGHMGVKKTRNRILQHFFWPGIFSDTSKYCRSCPECQKGTAKGRVKKVPLVSIPTIDEPFQRIALDFVGPLPLTESKNRFVLVCVDYATKYPIAVALKNQEAETVAEALMGIFADVGFPNEILTDQGSNFMSELIKELCRLLKVSKLVSSPYHPQTNGLVEKFNGTLKKMLKAYAVKEPSKWDKHLPYVLFAYREVPNETTGFSPFEMLFARQVRGPLAVLKDHWEEPENCQSSVLSYLLETRERLKECTELAKEKEKVEKHKQKVYYDRKARTRQYEVGDKVLVLLPSNTSKLLAQWKGPFEITEKVGNVDYRVKVKRNKETVFHVNMLKKWYDREDKCEQDLSKEHLSAIDILGGVYESMDYDSEFNDRASPSLELQKGAEDVIFSNTLSNTQVCQLRGLLNEFSDVFSDIPNRTDVVQHSVKLKSDDPVHKKPYPVPYALRERMQKEIDNMTEMILESTVRLGTIISSI